In Thermococcus stetteri, the following proteins share a genomic window:
- a CDS encoding ABC transporter ATP-binding protein, with the protein MKGIVKVYPDGTRALRGVDLTVYEGEILGLLGENGAGKTTLMKILFGMLKPTSGKIIVKGEEVHFKSPSDAIAKGIGMVHQHFTLVEVFDALHNIILGMEGHGLFSKIDVENARKKLQKLMDELNFQVPLDVPVENLPVGVQQRIEILKMLYRNVDVLILDEPTAVLTPIEVEELFRVLRQLKAEGKTIIFISHKLNEVMEITDRVTVIRRGEVIGTVNTSEATPQLLARMMVGRDVVLRLEKPPAQPGKSVLRVENLWVKGDRGEDAVKGLSFEVRAGEIFGIAGVEGNGQTELIEAITGLRKVEKGRVLIEDKDVTGKTPKELYDLGMAHIPEDRTHMGLVLDMTVTENSILGLHWRKKFQRFRGVIHWGKAREHAKNLIEKFDILAPGTEAPAKALSGGNQQKLIVAREVSKEPILIVASQPTRGVDVASTEYIRNYLIKLRTEGKAVLLVSADLDEVLQLSDRMGIMYEGEFMGVVKPEEVTIEEIGMMMGGIRYEELRK; encoded by the coding sequence ATGAAGGGCATCGTTAAGGTCTATCCCGATGGAACAAGGGCTTTGAGGGGAGTTGATCTAACCGTTTATGAGGGTGAGATTCTCGGTCTTCTTGGTGAGAACGGTGCTGGAAAGACAACTCTTATGAAGATCCTCTTTGGTATGCTCAAACCGACATCAGGTAAAATCATCGTTAAGGGGGAGGAGGTTCACTTCAAAAGCCCCTCTGATGCCATAGCGAAGGGCATCGGAATGGTTCACCAGCACTTCACGCTCGTTGAGGTGTTCGATGCGCTTCACAACATAATCCTCGGAATGGAGGGGCACGGGCTGTTCTCCAAGATAGACGTCGAGAACGCGAGGAAAAAGCTCCAGAAGCTGATGGACGAGCTGAACTTCCAGGTTCCGCTCGATGTCCCCGTTGAGAACCTCCCGGTTGGAGTCCAGCAGAGGATTGAGATACTCAAGATGCTCTACAGGAACGTTGACGTCCTCATCCTCGACGAGCCGACTGCCGTTCTAACCCCCATTGAAGTCGAGGAGCTCTTCAGGGTCCTGAGACAGCTCAAGGCCGAGGGGAAGACGATAATCTTCATCAGCCACAAGCTCAACGAGGTCATGGAGATAACCGACAGGGTCACGGTAATAAGGAGGGGGGAAGTCATCGGAACGGTCAACACGAGCGAGGCGACGCCGCAACTCTTGGCGAGAATGATGGTCGGAAGGGACGTCGTCCTGAGGCTCGAAAAGCCTCCTGCACAGCCAGGAAAATCGGTGCTCCGCGTTGAGAACCTCTGGGTCAAGGGAGACAGGGGGGAGGATGCAGTTAAGGGTCTGAGCTTCGAGGTCAGGGCGGGAGAGATATTTGGAATAGCAGGTGTTGAGGGCAACGGTCAGACGGAGCTTATCGAAGCAATCACAGGGCTTAGAAAGGTCGAGAAAGGAAGGGTCTTGATTGAGGATAAGGACGTTACTGGGAAAACCCCCAAGGAGCTCTACGACTTGGGCATGGCTCACATTCCAGAGGATAGAACCCACATGGGGCTCGTTCTCGATATGACGGTCACCGAAAACTCCATCCTCGGCCTGCACTGGAGGAAAAAGTTCCAGCGGTTCAGGGGAGTGATCCACTGGGGCAAGGCGAGGGAACACGCCAAGAACCTGATAGAAAAGTTCGACATTCTCGCCCCTGGAACCGAGGCTCCAGCTAAGGCCCTCAGCGGCGGGAACCAGCAGAAGCTCATAGTGGCAAGAGAGGTCAGTAAGGAACCGATTCTAATCGTTGCATCCCAGCCTACGAGGGGTGTGGACGTTGCATCCACAGAATACATTAGAAACTACCTGATAAAGCTCAGAACTGAGGGAAAGGCCGTTCTTCTAGTCTCCGCTGACCTCGACGAGGTTCTTCAGCTGAGCGACAGGATGGGAATAATGTACGAGGGCGAGTTCATGGGCGTTGTCAAGCCTGAAGAGGTCACGATAGAGGAGATAGGTATGATGATGGGGGGCATCAGGTATGAAGAGCTCAGGAAGTGA
- a CDS encoding ABC transporter permease: MKSSGSEILRKLNVKAFIESLIAIFVGFLIGAIVMYAFGYNAIKAYEGLFRGALGSIDGIAATLDYSTPIMLTALTFAVGTRTGIFNIGAESSFYFGAIAAVIFTNIWDNMWFGLLMGMLLGALWALPAALLKVYRGVHEVISTIMLNWIGWYFVIYLIVGPYANPQDPNKTIRIPEAARLPLIGNTTLSWGFIIAVLAALFTYFLLWHTGLGFGMRVSGQNPRAAEYGGINPKMAIMWSFIIGGLVSGLGGAIKIMGGYPGYAISQGGANIYGLGFDGIGVSLVGRNHPLGIILSSIFFGMLRAGTSTMQATAQVPLEIVRVIQGIIVITVAIPGLLDLIRKAVGRGLQ; encoded by the coding sequence ATGAAGAGCTCAGGAAGTGAAATCCTCAGAAAGCTCAACGTTAAGGCCTTCATCGAGAGTCTGATAGCGATCTTCGTGGGCTTTCTCATCGGAGCAATAGTAATGTACGCCTTCGGCTATAATGCGATTAAGGCCTATGAGGGCCTATTTAGGGGCGCACTCGGTTCGATAGACGGAATAGCAGCGACCTTGGACTACTCAACCCCCATAATGCTGACGGCTCTAACGTTCGCCGTGGGTACGAGGACTGGAATATTCAACATCGGCGCCGAGAGCTCCTTCTACTTCGGAGCAATAGCGGCGGTGATCTTCACCAACATCTGGGACAACATGTGGTTTGGCCTCCTCATGGGGATGCTCTTAGGAGCTCTCTGGGCACTTCCCGCGGCCCTCCTCAAGGTCTACCGCGGCGTCCACGAGGTCATCTCTACTATTATGCTGAACTGGATAGGCTGGTACTTCGTCATCTACCTCATAGTCGGTCCCTACGCTAATCCACAGGACCCCAACAAGACGATAAGAATCCCAGAGGCGGCGAGACTGCCCCTCATTGGAAACACGACCCTCTCGTGGGGCTTCATCATAGCAGTTCTGGCGGCACTCTTCACGTACTTTCTGCTCTGGCACACTGGACTCGGCTTCGGCATGCGCGTCAGCGGACAGAACCCAAGGGCAGCCGAGTACGGCGGCATAAACCCCAAGATGGCAATTATGTGGTCGTTTATAATAGGAGGGCTTGTGAGTGGTCTTGGCGGCGCAATAAAGATAATGGGCGGTTACCCCGGCTACGCGATAAGCCAGGGCGGCGCAAACATCTACGGTCTCGGTTTCGATGGAATCGGTGTGTCCCTGGTTGGCAGGAATCATCCACTCGGTATAATTCTCTCGTCAATATTCTTTGGAATGCTCAGGGCCGGCACCTCGACGATGCAGGCCACTGCCCAGGTTCCCCTTGAGATCGTCAGGGTCATCCAAGGAATTATAGTCATCACTGTTGCTATCCCCGGACTCCTCGACCTGATTAGAAAGGCCGTTGGGAGAGGATTACAATGA
- a CDS encoding ABC transporter permease — MNVADILSPLVISLIAMVPIVLTSVGAAWSERAGVVSIGYEGVLLMSAFFGGIFAEVSGHASIGLLGGILVGILLGMLHGFLTVYLKGDHVIPGIGINLLAAGVVPFGILAYWGTAGQHQLPFKLYHWRTPYGEISPMVFVTIAVAIITWWVLFKTPLGLRVRAVGENPEAADALGINVEKYRFWSTVYGHALAGLAGAYMSVDWLGLVHKTMSGGRGFIALANMVFSNWNPLVSLISGWLFGFFDALATWLAPKHIIPGQFILMLPYIMTLIIVAGIIGKAKPPKADGKPYKRE; from the coding sequence ATGAACGTGGCGGACATATTAAGCCCCCTCGTGATCTCGCTCATAGCAATGGTTCCCATAGTCCTCACGAGCGTCGGTGCGGCCTGGAGCGAGAGGGCCGGAGTTGTAAGCATAGGCTACGAGGGAGTCCTTCTCATGAGCGCCTTCTTCGGAGGCATATTCGCTGAGGTCAGCGGGCATGCTTCAATAGGTCTCCTTGGAGGGATCCTCGTGGGAATCCTCCTTGGAATGCTCCACGGCTTCCTCACGGTCTACCTTAAGGGCGACCATGTGATTCCGGGTATAGGCATAAACCTCCTCGCCGCTGGTGTCGTTCCCTTTGGAATCCTCGCCTACTGGGGGACGGCAGGCCAGCACCAGCTGCCCTTCAAGCTCTACCACTGGAGGACTCCCTACGGAGAGATAAGCCCGATGGTGTTCGTGACCATCGCCGTAGCGATAATTACCTGGTGGGTGCTCTTCAAGACCCCCCTGGGCTTAAGAGTGAGAGCAGTCGGTGAGAACCCGGAGGCGGCGGATGCACTCGGTATAAACGTCGAGAAGTACCGCTTCTGGTCAACGGTCTACGGCCATGCCCTAGCGGGACTTGCAGGGGCTTACATGAGCGTTGACTGGCTCGGCCTCGTGCACAAAACAATGTCTGGAGGAAGGGGCTTCATAGCGCTCGCCAACATGGTGTTCAGCAACTGGAACCCGCTGGTTTCGCTCATCAGCGGTTGGCTCTTCGGCTTCTTCGACGCACTGGCAACGTGGCTTGCTCCAAAGCACATAATCCCGGGACAGTTCATCCTGATGTTGCCCTACATAATGACCCTGATCATCGTTGCGGGAATAATAGGAAAGGCAAAGCCGCCGAAGGCCGACGGAAAACCGTACAAGAGGGAGTAA
- a CDS encoding metal ABC transporter solute-binding protein, Zn/Mn family gives MKREIIVLLLIGSLFFHPAMASGERPLVVATIGPLGSIVREAFPGVDVVVLIPPGVDPHDYQMTAEQVELVQRASVIVTTSGHLPVEKRMVELKENGEIAGRILLVDDYKKYGFRYLKEHWYNEKDNPHGVWLDPYNAIAIAEATEEALIQSDPARESEYRLQFETFKAKVLGIADSYKSFVHSNATAVIQMPPDQYALEWLGIKAVDALKPEEEVPAKGVDTLLGRAEGVDILVYGLDSPDQMKRAMMELADKSGRPLAGITVFWSSGNYTDWLVKNTAAVIEALNGKNVEVVPKETKRETEANTERYILLSLITGIVLGTALGVIIKK, from the coding sequence ATGAAGAGGGAAATCATAGTTCTACTGCTCATAGGCTCACTCTTCTTCCATCCAGCAATGGCCAGCGGGGAGAGGCCGCTAGTAGTGGCCACGATAGGGCCTCTTGGCTCAATAGTCAGGGAAGCGTTTCCCGGCGTCGATGTGGTGGTTCTCATACCGCCCGGCGTCGATCCCCACGACTACCAGATGACGGCGGAGCAGGTCGAACTCGTCCAGAGGGCCAGCGTCATAGTGACTACCAGTGGCCACCTTCCGGTCGAGAAGAGGATGGTGGAGCTGAAGGAGAACGGCGAGATAGCCGGCAGGATACTCCTCGTGGACGACTACAAAAAATACGGCTTCAGATACCTCAAGGAGCACTGGTACAACGAGAAGGACAACCCCCACGGCGTCTGGCTCGACCCATACAACGCCATTGCAATAGCGGAGGCGACCGAGGAGGCACTTATCCAGAGCGACCCGGCAAGGGAAAGCGAGTACAGGCTCCAGTTTGAGACCTTTAAAGCGAAGGTTCTTGGAATAGCCGATTCATACAAATCCTTCGTTCATTCAAACGCCACCGCTGTCATACAGATGCCCCCCGACCAGTACGCCCTGGAGTGGCTTGGAATTAAGGCCGTTGATGCCCTGAAGCCTGAAGAAGAAGTCCCGGCCAAGGGCGTTGATACGCTCTTAGGAAGGGCAGAGGGAGTGGACATCCTCGTGTACGGCCTCGACAGTCCGGATCAAATGAAAAGAGCCATGATGGAGCTGGCCGATAAGAGCGGAAGGCCGCTCGCTGGAATAACCGTATTCTGGAGCTCCGGCAACTACACAGACTGGCTGGTGAAGAACACGGCGGCGGTTATCGAAGCACTCAACGGTAAAAACGTTGAAGTGGTGCCCAAAGAAACCAAAAGGGAAACAGAAGCAAACACAGAGCGGTACATCCTGCTTTCACTGATTACTGGAATAGTACTCGGAACTGCCCTAGGAGTGATAATAAAAAAGTAG
- a CDS encoding DUF4932 domain-containing protein, which translates to MVVLRRLAGLIIMGLLLSTLPASAYEVHSKVTVEINPNSELLGILYYLSFGNDTFVIDRGSYLEEVEAYFGKYRDSGAVALLKNYFSGANSIPERDYRLMILEYYLLLCSEPPELKPLTELDYPWFEEVFLPALRKFARESNFMAFYRSHQNYYWEDLRIYTGALSLLPPDRFMAETTEISNVSYLFLHPYLVAVHGHSFSPVLNGTLYWGAGGMMPLVRRTPQRTVWSYKTARDTMFGLPLNKDVINSTRLDELIYLGFIYHELGHDVTLPALYSLNLTEYEYFQDVIEEDMPYLARYDIHFWNPVGMIYEGFADAWEDYALAQLDGNYTLLEMYMQKAWGEFWIEELFYRMQDCVDKVRVMAVPNLTACVPWALESLKKFVSPENASLVYENEVPVTPLRAFDRAAQAGKIVIVYGTQNPDENGTEYDRETAEMIAENLRKFYSQWPGQVDVVVKADSEVTSEDLKENLVLIGGPVANSVVGKLDGNFPFMFVNVGGNWELAYTCDASENCTYRPVFFTITNESITRSTYLLTDNASVILTIRNPYNPENYVTWIAGENRYLTRLYTNPTYYLSSYEVYDGKEIQMGFYVQPLSS; encoded by the coding sequence GTGGTTGTCTTGAGAAGACTTGCTGGCTTAATAATCATGGGACTTCTGCTCTCCACCCTTCCTGCCTCTGCATACGAGGTCCATTCAAAAGTTACCGTTGAGATAAACCCAAACTCGGAGCTTCTTGGGATTCTCTACTACCTTTCCTTCGGCAACGACACCTTCGTGATAGACAGAGGGAGCTATCTTGAAGAAGTTGAGGCCTACTTCGGAAAATACCGGGATTCAGGTGCCGTTGCACTCTTGAAGAACTACTTTTCGGGTGCGAATAGTATCCCAGAGAGGGACTACCGTCTCATGATTCTCGAGTACTACCTTCTCCTATGCTCGGAACCTCCTGAGCTGAAGCCCCTCACCGAGCTGGACTATCCCTGGTTCGAGGAGGTTTTCCTGCCGGCCCTGAGGAAGTTCGCGAGGGAGAGCAACTTCATGGCCTTCTACCGCTCTCACCAGAACTACTATTGGGAAGATCTGAGGATTTACACGGGTGCGCTTTCGCTCCTTCCACCGGATAGGTTCATGGCCGAGACCACGGAGATTTCCAACGTGAGCTACCTCTTTCTCCACCCGTACCTCGTCGCTGTTCACGGCCACAGCTTCAGCCCGGTGCTCAACGGGACGCTCTACTGGGGCGCCGGCGGGATGATGCCGCTCGTCAGGAGGACGCCGCAGAGGACTGTCTGGAGCTACAAAACAGCCAGAGATACGATGTTCGGCCTTCCGCTTAACAAGGACGTGATAAACTCAACTCGCCTCGATGAGCTGATCTACCTCGGCTTCATCTACCACGAGCTCGGCCACGACGTCACCCTTCCGGCCCTTTACTCCCTCAACCTCACCGAGTACGAGTACTTCCAGGATGTCATAGAGGAGGACATGCCCTACCTGGCGCGCTACGACATACACTTCTGGAACCCCGTTGGGATGATCTACGAGGGCTTCGCAGACGCTTGGGAAGACTACGCCCTGGCCCAGCTGGACGGGAATTACACACTGCTCGAGATGTACATGCAGAAGGCCTGGGGCGAGTTCTGGATAGAGGAGCTGTTCTACAGGATGCAGGACTGCGTTGACAAGGTCAGAGTCATGGCAGTGCCAAACCTCACCGCCTGCGTTCCCTGGGCCCTCGAGTCCCTCAAGAAGTTCGTCTCACCCGAGAACGCCAGCCTGGTCTACGAGAATGAAGTTCCGGTAACGCCCCTGAGGGCCTTTGACAGGGCCGCCCAGGCCGGGAAGATAGTGATAGTCTATGGCACTCAAAATCCCGACGAAAACGGAACGGAGTACGACAGGGAGACGGCTGAGATGATAGCGGAAAACCTGCGTAAGTTCTACTCCCAGTGGCCAGGACAAGTGGATGTTGTCGTCAAAGCAGATAGCGAAGTTACAAGCGAAGACCTGAAGGAGAACCTGGTGCTCATCGGCGGCCCCGTCGCGAACTCCGTCGTGGGAAAACTGGACGGAAACTTCCCCTTCATGTTCGTTAACGTGGGCGGGAACTGGGAGCTGGCGTACACCTGCGATGCATCCGAAAACTGCACTTATAGGCCCGTGTTCTTCACAATCACTAACGAGAGCATCACAAGGAGCACCTACCTTCTAACGGACAACGCCTCGGTCATACTCACGATTAGGAACCCGTACAACCCCGAGAACTACGTGACTTGGATAGCCGGAGAGAACAGGTACCTGACGAGGCTTTATACGAACCCGACCTACTACCTCAGCAGCTATGAAGTATATGATGGAAAAGAAATCCAGATGGGATTCTACGTTCAGCCACTTTCTTCCTGA